The following are encoded in a window of Candidatus Microthrix parvicella Bio17-1 genomic DNA:
- a CDS encoding SDR family oxidoreductase: protein MELTGTTIVITGAASGIGAALARRCADERPANLVLADRDIEGAGAVVRSIEDGVSGQCVAWSLDVGREGANEAFIAEVEANIGPIDLFVANAGIATGASEQGDDATWDAIWDINTMAHVRSARALIPLWLERGGGYLLTTASAAGLLTNLGDAPYSVTKAAAVAFAEWISITYGDRGVKVSCLCPQGVRTPLLFPPGQEGEPAPLAADVVRAMNIIEPEEVAEAVLQGLADERFLILPHEEVGRYAAHKGTDRERWIKGMRKLQASLV from the coding sequence ATGGAACTCACCGGCACCACCATCGTGATCACCGGAGCGGCCAGCGGCATCGGCGCGGCCCTGGCACGACGGTGTGCCGATGAGCGGCCCGCCAACCTGGTGCTGGCCGACCGGGACATCGAGGGCGCCGGTGCCGTGGTCCGGTCGATCGAAGACGGCGTGTCCGGTCAGTGCGTGGCATGGTCGCTCGACGTGGGGCGGGAGGGCGCAAACGAGGCGTTCATCGCGGAGGTCGAGGCCAACATCGGCCCAATCGACTTGTTTGTCGCCAACGCCGGCATCGCAACCGGCGCCTCAGAACAGGGTGACGACGCCACCTGGGACGCCATCTGGGATATCAACACCATGGCCCACGTTCGATCTGCTCGTGCCCTCATCCCATTGTGGCTGGAGCGGGGTGGCGGCTACCTGTTGACCACCGCCTCCGCCGCCGGGCTCCTGACCAACCTGGGCGATGCGCCCTACTCCGTGACCAAGGCGGCTGCTGTGGCGTTCGCCGAATGGATCTCGATCACCTACGGCGACCGCGGCGTCAAGGTGTCGTGCCTGTGCCCTCAGGGTGTCCGGACGCCCCTCCTGTTTCCTCCCGGCCAGGAGGGTGAGCCAGCACCCCTGGCCGCAGATGTGGTGCGTGCGATGAACATCATCGAACCGGAGGAGGTGGCTGAGGCGGTACTTCAAGGATTGGCCGATGAACGGTTCCTCATACTCCCCCACGAGGAGGTGGGCCGCTACGCCGCGCACAAGGGAACCGACCGGGAGCGGTGGATCAAGGGCATGCGCAAACTTCAAGCCTCGTTGGTCTGA
- a CDS encoding trypsin-like peptidase domain-containing protein — MRVRRANSVKPLIAAGLTAATVIAVGFSGCSGAPAGTGRASTITTTSPAGSSPATTASPDSTAVVVDAAGGEGLGAPGATLPQVSGKSTGPFDSGRLVASTGPAVAAVVARACDGGVVPSTAFAIDDHHLVTASTSLADDGHDPTKGIDPRPWLHLGDGSWVRGTVIGAWPAPNLAVIEVDRAIEGSLGWSEARPKQDEWGAVVGYAARSDNGSELLATKVTGTVGGPDLPMVTVTGAAAGLAGPGHVGAPLVDDQGRIQGMVVLPDPKGDSMVVQEATVMRALAEEFVAKPVDPKPVCDADAPTRLGLGWGLLLERHGSDTEVTQLGGRDALTKYGRVGLVDASMPSFVAGGASVAVALGPFGSEAQAKLAQPAVRQTLAKLDLDGEAELMLVPWSTFPDVRPAPPTTIRVAPAATAPPKTAAPPKTKTTTDERASTSDCSDPTSVRIISGAPAGYSYKMRSAPSAGASADAMGANGRQVSVVNGSERNGFVLIALPDGRCLWGSSQFLG, encoded by the coding sequence ATGCGCGTTCGCCGAGCCAACAGCGTGAAGCCATTGATCGCCGCCGGGTTGACGGCGGCAACAGTGATTGCCGTGGGATTTTCGGGTTGCAGCGGGGCCCCCGCCGGTACTGGGCGCGCATCGACGATCACCACCACCTCCCCGGCCGGCTCCTCCCCGGCCACGACCGCTTCCCCGGACAGCACTGCGGTTGTTGTCGATGCGGCCGGCGGCGAGGGGCTGGGTGCGCCGGGGGCAACGTTGCCTCAGGTGAGCGGAAAATCGACCGGCCCTTTTGATTCGGGCAGGTTGGTCGCCTCCACCGGTCCAGCCGTCGCCGCCGTGGTGGCCCGTGCCTGCGACGGTGGGGTCGTACCGTCGACCGCATTCGCCATCGACGACCATCACCTGGTCACCGCGTCGACGTCGTTGGCTGATGACGGGCATGATCCCACCAAGGGAATCGACCCCCGACCGTGGCTCCACCTGGGCGACGGCTCGTGGGTTCGAGGGACGGTGATCGGCGCTTGGCCGGCGCCGAACCTGGCGGTGATCGAAGTGGACCGGGCGATCGAAGGGTCGCTCGGATGGTCCGAGGCGCGTCCGAAGCAGGACGAGTGGGGCGCCGTGGTGGGCTATGCGGCCCGCTCCGACAATGGTTCCGAACTACTGGCAACCAAGGTCACGGGGACGGTGGGCGGTCCGGATCTTCCGATGGTGACGGTCACCGGGGCGGCCGCTGGTCTCGCCGGTCCGGGGCATGTGGGAGCCCCGCTGGTCGATGACCAGGGACGGATCCAGGGCATGGTCGTTCTTCCGGATCCCAAGGGAGACTCGATGGTCGTTCAGGAGGCCACCGTCATGCGAGCTCTGGCAGAGGAGTTCGTGGCGAAGCCGGTGGACCCCAAGCCGGTGTGCGACGCCGACGCCCCGACGCGGCTGGGGCTTGGCTGGGGCCTGTTGCTCGAGCGCCACGGCAGCGACACCGAGGTGACTCAGCTTGGCGGCCGCGATGCCCTCACCAAATATGGACGGGTGGGGTTGGTCGATGCCTCGATGCCGTCGTTTGTGGCCGGTGGGGCATCGGTCGCCGTTGCGCTTGGACCCTTCGGCAGCGAGGCCCAGGCGAAGCTCGCGCAGCCGGCGGTGCGCCAGACGCTCGCCAAGCTGGACCTCGATGGGGAGGCCGAATTGATGCTGGTTCCGTGGAGCACGTTTCCCGACGTGAGGCCGGCGCCCCCAACGACCATTCGGGTGGCGCCGGCGGCCACGGCACCTCCCAAGACCGCAGCGCCTCCAAAGACCAAAACCACTACCGACGAGCGCGCCTCGACTTCGGACTGCTCCGACCCGACCTCGGTGCGGATCATCAGCGGAGCGCCGGCGGGGTACAGCTACAAAATGCGATCGGCGCCGTCAGCGGGCGCATCTGCAGATGCCATGGGGGCCAACGGCCGGCAGGTGTCGGTGGTCAACGGCTCCGAACGCAACGGCTTTGTGCTGATCGCATTGCCCGATGGGCGCTGCCTGTGGGGTTCCAGCCAGTTCCTCGGTTAG